A stretch of Plasmodium chabaudi chabaudi strain AS genome assembly, chromosome: 14 DNA encodes these proteins:
- a CDS encoding tripartite motif protein, putative, translating to MDSISSSNSDINSEEENGFSDFENENSQICKEKTISESCETQNNKTYRCAYCSRKVEDVLICSCKHLMCLICASLQLQEKYDKFMKACSSAKIIEEKKVNYKINESFRNCIDIIDKMNNDKIDDVLKKEKIGYVTCNICNIKNKLTIDTLELLTKVGLFSSDVLNIHTFYFNLIGNNNKKIKGLTENYVKQLSLEYEESYNNDLSNNKILKNDKSKQLPISNNKYNYLEEYTDDLDRYSYICNICSFSEATIYCNDCIEYLCENCCKSIHEANTPNGINSKTTSHDYYKIDKKTINLKKLVKSPKMFLNITKEDIEIIDNTDRDSFDGYFSENGEKKKNKKIGNFKVDGGDDSDFDNYDEKYFYEKQKKMMEKKNKKDNNIKLSHKLNNLVENMRNGSNYDSEDSTIDGTLGSISDIGANLLKKKKKKGNRHMRKKNMHGSNIKYGDNLIGETKSLQKGKKNKIGNMNKEESICVFSNDEISSRVDISSNESSINSCDSYDGEICIRNIKMESIKKKKKEIENISLNNDIVANKSITSIENIRCNHHYNYPIQYFCHTCCTKCFCSECAINGIHTSQCNIENINAAFITVLNNYLIQWNEIINELINDLEVNFYESLEDTRNDWSSVLSECYYNISSKINYIINNMHKMEKDIFNQLDTYMENFKKDNLDYVELLNAKYDDIENTISIIRANKFQKNPIDLIKFYNNNINIIDRTLMLNKDFKPIEDLSKIRESKIFYMDLYTSQIISYLKHLQVFLSSNFLAPSIK from the exons ATGGACAGCATTTCCTCATCAAATAGTGATATAAACTCAGAGGAAGAAAATGGATTTAGTGATTTCGAAAATGAGAATAGCCAAATTTGTAAAGAAAAGACAATAAGTGAATCATGTGAAactcaaaataataa aaCATATAGATGTGCATACTGTAGCAGAAAGGTGGAAGATGTCCTGATATGCTCATGCAAACATTTAATGTGTCTAATATGCGCAAGTTTGCAACTACAAGagaaatatgataaatttatgaaaGCATGTTCTAGTgcaaaaattatagaagaaaaaaaagtaaattataaaataaatgaaagtTTTAGAAATTGCATAGATATAATagataaaatgaataatgataaaatcgacgatgtattaaaaaaggaaaaaataggTTATGTTACatgtaatatatgtaatattaaaaataaacttaCGATAGATACTCTTGAGCTTTTGACAAAAGTTGGGTTATTTTCATCTgatgttttaaatattcacacattttattttaatttaattggaaataataataaaaaaataaaaggatTAACAGAAAATTATGTTAAACAATTAAGTTTAGAATATGAAGAATcctataataatgatttatcaaataataaaatattaaaaaatgataaatcaaAACAATTGCCaatttcaaataataaatataattatctcGAAGAATATACAGATGACCTTGATagatattcatatatatgtaatatatgttCATTTAGTGAAGCAACAATATATTGTAATGATTGCATTGAATATTTGTGCGAAAATTGTTGTAAAAGTATTCATGAAGCAAATACCCCAAATGGTATTAATAGCAAAACCACCTCTCatgattattataaaatcgataaaaaaactataaatcttaaaaaattagtaaaatctccaaaaatgtttttaaatataacaaaagaAGACATTGAAATTATTGATAATACAGATCGAGATAGTTTTGATGGGTATTTTTCAGAAAATggtgaaaaaaagaaaaataagaaGATAGGAAATTTTAAAGTGGATGGGGGTGATGATTCTgattttgataattatgATGAGAAATATTTCTATGAAAagcagaaaaaaatgatggaaaagaaaaacaaaaaagataataatataaaactttCACACAAACTAAATAATTTGGTGGAAAATATGAGAAATGGAAGTAATTATGATAGTGAGGATTCAACAATAGATGGAACGCTTGGATCTATTAGTGACATAGGTGCAAATTtgttaaagaaaaaaaagaaaaaaggaaatagaCACATgcgcaaaaaaaatatgcatggatccaacataaaatatggtGACAATTTAATTGGAGAAACAAAATCGTTgcaaaaaggaaaaaaaaataaaatagggAATATGAACAAAGAAGAAAGTATATGTGTATTTtcaaatgatgaaatatcTTCTCGAGTTGATATTAGTTCTAATGAGAGTTCAATAAATTCGTGTGATAGTTATGATGGagaaatatgtataagaaatataaaaatggaatccataaaaaaaaaaaaaaaagaaatagaaaatatttcattaaataatgatatagttgctaataaaagtattacaagtattgaaaatataagatgtaatcatcattataattatcctatacaatatttttgtcaTACCTGTTGTACTAAATGCTTTTGCTCAGAATGTGCTATTAATGGTATACACACTTCTCAATgtaatatagaaaatataaatgcagCTTTTATAAcagttttaaataattatttaattcaatggaatgaaattattaatgAATTGATAAATGATTTAGaagtaaatttttatgaatctCTTGAAGATACTAGGAATGATTGGTCTTCAGTGTTAAGCGAATgctattataatataagcagtaaaataaactatataattaataacatgcataaaatggaaaaggatatatttaatcagcttgatacatatatggaaaatttcaaaaaagaCAATTTAGATTATgttgaattattaaatgcCAAATATGATGATATTGAAAATACTATAAGCATAATCAGAGCGAataaatttcaaaaaaaccCAAttgatttaattaaattttataataataatattaatataatagacAGAACTCTTATGTTAAATAAAGATTTTAAACCTATAGAagatttatcaaaaatacgagaaagtaaaattttttatatggatTTATATACTTCTCAAATAATTAGTTACCTTAAGCATTTACAAGTTTTTTTATCCTCAAACTTTTTAGCCCCATCTATTAAATAA
- a CDS encoding CCAAT-binding transcription factor, putative — protein MKEQTENPDINLLKDTMFDLPNSVILKIINNSIDLKNYKIKKEALNTLSKCLSLFILYITDGALEHCESEKRFTIFVRDILNSLNDSLFLDIYDQLKTHVAIQEENNKKATSNNNTGTNITIKDAEGGQNNKNADENDDFDILLQALE, from the coding sequence ATGAAAGAACAAACAGAGAATCCGGATatcaatttattaaaagataCCATGTTTGATTTGCCGAATAgtgttattttaaaaataataaataatagtatagatctaaaaaattataaaataaaaaaagaagccCTTAACACTTTAAGCAAATGcttatctttatttattttgtatataactGATGGAGCATTAGAACATTGTGAAAGTGAAAAAagatttacaatttttgttagagatattttaaattccTTAAATGATTCATTATTTCtagatatatatgatcAATTAAAAACACATGTAGCTATacaagaagaaaataataaaaaagctacttccaataataatactggTACAAATATCACAATTAAGGATGCAGAAGGCggacaaaataataagaacGCCGATGAAAACGAtgattttgatatattactTCAAGCTTTGGAATAA